ACATTTTCATAATCTTCCTTAAATGTTGCGACTAGGGCATTTGTATTTTTATCCTCTGTAATTGCAAGTGCATTTGATTCTTCCTTCTTATATTCGATTACTTCCAGTTCCCCTTTATTTCCAACCTTTAACATTCCAAGTTTTATCTGATCTGATTTAAATGTATTTTCATCGTGGCCTAAAAGAAGTCTGGTTTTAATATCTTCAATAGCCAAAGGCAGCATACCAAGGACGTTACTGTAATTATGTGATGCTTCCTCAAATTTTTCATTAAGCCTGTCACCAAGCTCAAATTTCTGCGGATTTTCTTCATCAAGTTCCTCATATTTGTTATAAATATATGCAATTTCTTTTCTAGTCTGCTTTATATCCTCAATTACCTTTTTCGGTGAAAGTAATTCCAGAATATTTTCAAATTTAAAATCAACATTCTTATTTCCCTGTGACTTTCTTGCTTCTATAAGCGTATTTAACATTTTAAAAAACGTATTTCCATTGTCTATTTTTATCTCATTTATTAGTTCATCCGGTATTCCTTCCGGCCTTTTTAAAAGATATTTTATACTTTGTGTAGCTGAATTGTAATAACTGTAAACTTTCGGTTCAAATTTTTTAAGAAAATCATCAAAATCTGATACTAAAAGATATTTATTAATTTCTATTATCCTTTCATCAGAAAGGGAATCCATATCCTTTACTTCATCAATCAATGTCAGTAAATCCGGTTTTTCAGGATTTATTTCCTCAAATAGAATTGTTCTGTTTGTCTGTGTAATAATATTTTTATTATTCATACTCAAATAAAGCATTAAAATATTATAAATATTTTATACTTTTCCTCCCCCTTTATTTTATAAATAGTTAAAATTTTAAATTAACTAATTATTAATTAAAAATATAATACACTTATTTTTAAATTTTGTCAAGTAAAATATTATTTTTTTTTAATCTATTTTATAAAATTATTCTGAACACCAATATTTTAGCTATTTTCTAAAATAAAAAACTATCTCAAAAGAGACAGTGACTAAAATAAATCATGTGATAGTCATCTTCCCATTGAGATAATTATGTAATTGTCTTATTTTTAAAATACATCTTTATCTGATAACATTGCATCCTTTGTTTTAAACATTTCAAGCAACTTTTCTACAGTCAGGTGTTTTTTCTCTTCTCCTCTGATATCAAATATTATCTCACCTGCATGTAACATTATCAGCCTGTTTCCATAATTTATTGCATCCTGCATATTATGTGTAATCATCAAACTTGTAATATTATTTTTTTCTATAATTTCTTTTGTCTTATTTAAAATAATAGCTGAAGTCTGAGGATCAAGTGCCGCAGTATGTTCATCCAGTAGAAGTATATCCGGCTGATTTAATGTTGCCATTATTAGTGAAAGACATTGTCTCTGTCCTCCTGACAATAACGCAACTTGTGTAAATAACTGATTTTCCAGTCCCAGTCCTATACTTTCCAGCTGCTGTTTATAGAAATTTAAATTCTTAACATCAAGACCAAAAGTAAAGTTAAATTTTTTCCCTTTATTTTTAGCCATTGAAAGATTTTCAAGAACAGTCATTGAAGGAGCTGTTCCTTGAGATGGATTCTGATAAACTTGTGAAATCCATTTAGCTCTCTTATGTCTTTCAACATTAGTAAGATTAATATCATTCAACATTACAGTTCCCTTATCAGGCATTATCTGTCCATTCAGAACATTCAGTAATGTTGATTTTCCTGCCCCGTTACTTCCTATTATTGTTATAAAATCTCCATCATTTATTTCTAAATTCAGATTTTTAAATACTTCTTTTTCAGTACCTAATTCAGAGAAGAATGTCTTATATAAATTTTCTATTTTTATCATCTATGCTTCTCCTTTTTCCAGTAATTTTGCTTTATTTTTACCTTTTTTTGATTTTTTTCTATATTCATTCCATAAAATTATTCCAAGAATTACTGAAGTAATTACTTTAGTATCTGTAGGTTTTACTTCCAGTATTTTAGTTATATTTTCATTGATATTCAAGTTTCTGTACAGATTCTGTGTCCAGTTATTTGACATCAATGCCATATTTACTATACAGTAGTATAACAATGAACCTACTATTATTATTGAAATTTCGTTTACCATTCTTGATTTTTTAAGTACACCTAGCCCAAGTATTATTGCCGCAAGTCCAACTACGATTGTTCCAACTCCAGACTGTAAATCCGCTACTTTTAAATCCTGAGCAAACAATGCTCCAGACAATGCCACCAGTCCGTTAGAAATCATTAGACCAAAAATTTTAAGCCTTTTTTCATTTACTCCAAGACTTACAACAAGCTGTTCATTGTTTCCTAAAGCTCTTAATGCAAATCCAAATTTTGAAGTAAGTATATAATCAATTATCATTTTAATTATAAATACTATTAATGCAGTCAGCATAAGTTTAATATCCTGTGTTGAAACCACATAAAACTCTAAAAGTATAAATATAATTACGTAGACAATCATTGTTCTTATTACATATTTATTTTCTTTTATTTTATAGTCATAGAATCCTTTTAAAATAAGTAATAACACAAAAACTACTGTAAATATTATAAAGTATTTTTCATATGTTATCATTTCATATATACTTCTATCTCCAGGAATTATTGCATTTGAAGAACTGTTAATTCTAAAGTTTATACTGTGAAGCCCTGTTCCTACAAGTATTCCCGCCAGTAGACCTTCAATATCAAAATATACGTGCAATGCTCCTGTTATATACCCGGCCAGCATTCCTCCAATAGTTGCAAGGATTAATCCTATTATTGGATTAGTCATACCAAAAAAACCATTTTGAGACAGTGAAAAGGCTGCAAATATAAATCCTCCTAATGGAAATGTTCCATCCACTGACAAGTCCGGAAAATCCAGAATCTTATAAGTTATATAAACCCCCATTACCATTATTGAATATATTAGCCCTGTTTTCATTGCTGTCGGGAGACTTTGTATAAATATTAATAATTCATTCATTTACTTTTTCCTATCCTTCTTTCTTTAATTTACTTTCCTTCTTATTTATATATTTTGGCATTTGTTAAGTCCAGTTTTTTCAAATCCAGTCCTAGTTCTGCCGCAGTAGTTTCATTTACATATAAAGTCATTTTTTTAGATAATTCATATGGTATCTGATCTACCGGTTTCCCTTTTAAAATTTCAATTGCCATTTCTCCAGTTCTTTTTCCAAGTTCAAAATAATCAAGTCCCATTGTGAATAACGCTCCTGCTTCCACAGAAGAATTTTCACTTGAAACAACAGGCTTTTTAGCAGCTTTTGCTTCTGAAGTAATTAATTTTATTCCGGAAACTACCAAGTTGTCAGTTGGAAGGTATAATGCATCACTTTCAACCAATGCATTTTTAGTAGCTTGAGGTAATTCTGATAATGAACTTACCCCTTGCAGCATAACAATCAGATTTTTTTCTTTCGCCTTTGCTTCTATTTCTTTTACCTGAACAACTGAATTCTGTTCAGAAGGATTATACAATACAGCTATTTTCTTTACTTCCGGCTTTAATTTTAAAAGCAAGTCAAGCTGTTCGCCAACATTATCAAGTCTGTCACTTGTACCTGTTACATTTTTATTAAGCAGTTTTGCACTTTCAGGATCAGTAACAGCTGAGAATAATACAGGCATATCTGATATTGTATTTACTAATGCCTGAGCTGAAGGTGTTCCAATTCCCAGAACTAAATCCTTTTTATCAGTTTTATATCCATTAGCTATTAAAGTTGCATTCGATATAGTACCTTCTGCATTTTTTTCATCAAAGACAGCTTTTATTCCAGCTTCTTCAAATGCTTTTTTGAAACCTTGTTTAACTAAATCCAATGAAGGATGAGTTGCTATCTGGGTAATACCAATTTTATAAGTTTCATTTCCTCCGCTACCTTTACTTTCATTATTCTTATTTGAAACTTCACCTGGCTTTCCACAAGATAAAAGCATAAGAGTACTTAAGATTAATACCATTAATTTTTTCATTATTTTTCTCCCAACTAGAATTTTAAATTTTATTTCCACATTCTATATTTAATCTATTGTTTTCGCTTTTGATTTTATATCTTCCGGCAAACTTATTCCAATTGCCGCCAATGTTTTACTGTTAATTACTATATCATTTAAATCCATCTTTTTAAAAGTTATTTCAGAAGGATTTTTACCATTTTTCAATATGTCAACAGCTATTTTTCCTGCTTCTTTACCCATTTCATAATAGTCTATTCCCTGAGTTATCAAAGCTCCACCTTTTACATGGGCTGATTCAGCACCAAATGCTATTTTCTTTGCTTTTATTGCCTTCTCAGTAATAAGATTTACTACAGATGCCACTAAATTATCTGTTGGAAAATATAATGCATCTGATTCTTTCACTAAAGTTTCTGAAGCCTGTGGAATTTCACTTACCTGCGTAACACTTTTTTCCACAATTGTTATTCCAAGTTCTGATGCGGCTTTTTTCAAATCATCAACTTGAACCTTTGAATTTTGTTCTGAAGAATTATAAATGACACCTACTTTTTTTATTTTACTGTCAAGTTTCAGTAAAAGTTCCAACTGCTGCTTAACATTTACTCTGTCACTTATTCCTGTCACATTTTTCTTAAGAATTCCAGCTGCTTCCGGATCAGTGATAGCTGAAAATACTACTGGAATTTTATCTGTTGATTGTGCTGCAGCCTGTGCAGTACTTGTTGCTATTGCATAAATCATGTCAACCTTTTCTGTAACAAAATTATTCGCAATCATATTTGCTGTTGCGATTTCACCATTAGCATTTTTCTCATCAAAAACTACTTTTAAACCTGCTTCTTTAAAGGCATCTTTAAAACCTTCCCTTGCACTGTCCAACGCAGGATGGGCAACTATCTGAGTAATCCCTATCTTGAAACTGTCCTTGGATTTTCCTCCTCCTGCTTCACTGCTGTTCTTTCCTTCATTCCCACAACTTAAAACAAGCATTATAGCAATGCCCACTAATAAAAATATTTTTTTCATTCCTACTCCTCCTACTATCCTACTAATTTTTTAACAGTATAATAATAACATTTTTTTCTACTTAAAGCAATATATATATTATTCATATATTAAATAATTACTATTCAATTTTTTAATCCATGATATAAAAAAACTGTTCCCATTTTTTTAGAAACAGTTTTTCTATTTTCATATTAAATTTAAATTATTTCTATTTTGCTTTTGATGCAGCTACTTTATCAGCTAATTTTTTTCCAACTTTAAACTTAACTACTTTTTTAGCAGCTATTTTGATTTCTTTTCCAGTTTGAGGGTTTCTTCCTTTTCTTGCAGCTCTTTTTTGAACTCCAAAAGTTCCCCAACCTACAAATTGAACGCTATTTCCTTTAGCTAATGATTTTTCAACAGTTCCTAAAAATTCATTTACTAATTCTTCTGCTCTTTTTTTAGTTTCTCCTGTAGCTTTTGCATAAGCTTCCACAAATTCTTTTTTTGACATACTACTGTCCTCCTGTTATTAATTGTACTTAAAACTGATAATATAGCCTTAAGCTATATAATATATTGTAATATATTTTTTCAATTTGTCAAGTAAAAAGATTACTTTTTCTATTTAATTAACTATAAATTAATTTTTATATTTATGA
This portion of the Leptotrichia sp. oral taxon 215 str. W9775 genome encodes:
- a CDS encoding ABC transporter substrate-binding protein; translated protein: MKKIFLLVGIAIMLVLSCGNEGKNSSEAGGGKSKDSFKIGITQIVAHPALDSAREGFKDAFKEAGLKVVFDEKNANGEIATANMIANNFVTEKVDMIYAIATSTAQAAAQSTDKIPVVFSAITDPEAAGILKKNVTGISDRVNVKQQLELLLKLDSKIKKVGVIYNSSEQNSKVQVDDLKKAASELGITIVEKSVTQVSEIPQASETLVKESDALYFPTDNLVASVVNLITEKAIKAKKIAFGAESAHVKGGALITQGIDYYEMGKEAGKIAVDILKNGKNPSEITFKKMDLNDIVINSKTLAAIGISLPEDIKSKAKTID
- a CDS encoding ABC transporter ATP-binding protein — translated: MIKIENLYKTFFSELGTEKEVFKNLNLEINDGDFITIIGSNGAGKSTLLNVLNGQIMPDKGTVMLNDINLTNVERHKRAKWISQVYQNPSQGTAPSMTVLENLSMAKNKGKKFNFTFGLDVKNLNFYKQQLESIGLGLENQLFTQVALLSGGQRQCLSLIMATLNQPDILLLDEHTAALDPQTSAIILNKTKEIIEKNNITSLMITHNMQDAINYGNRLIMLHAGEIIFDIRGEEKKHLTVEKLLEMFKTKDAMLSDKDVF
- a CDS encoding ABC transporter permease, producing the protein MNELLIFIQSLPTAMKTGLIYSIMVMGVYITYKILDFPDLSVDGTFPLGGFIFAAFSLSQNGFFGMTNPIIGLILATIGGMLAGYITGALHVYFDIEGLLAGILVGTGLHSINFRINSSSNAIIPGDRSIYEMITYEKYFIIFTVVFVLLLILKGFYDYKIKENKYVIRTMIVYVIIFILLEFYVVSTQDIKLMLTALIVFIIKMIIDYILTSKFGFALRALGNNEQLVVSLGVNEKRLKIFGLMISNGLVALSGALFAQDLKVADLQSGVGTIVVGLAAIILGLGVLKKSRMVNEISIIIVGSLLYYCIVNMALMSNNWTQNLYRNLNINENITKILEVKPTDTKVITSVILGIILWNEYRKKSKKGKNKAKLLEKGEA
- a CDS encoding ABC transporter substrate-binding protein → MKKLMVLILSTLMLLSCGKPGEVSNKNNESKGSGGNETYKIGITQIATHPSLDLVKQGFKKAFEEAGIKAVFDEKNAEGTISNATLIANGYKTDKKDLVLGIGTPSAQALVNTISDMPVLFSAVTDPESAKLLNKNVTGTSDRLDNVGEQLDLLLKLKPEVKKIAVLYNPSEQNSVVQVKEIEAKAKEKNLIVMLQGVSSLSELPQATKNALVESDALYLPTDNLVVSGIKLITSEAKAAKKPVVSSENSSVEAGALFTMGLDYFELGKRTGEMAIEILKGKPVDQIPYELSKKMTLYVNETTAAELGLDLKKLDLTNAKIYK
- a CDS encoding HU family DNA-binding protein, which encodes MSKKEFVEAYAKATGETKKRAEELVNEFLGTVEKSLAKGNSVQFVGWGTFGVQKRAARKGRNPQTGKEIKIAAKKVVKFKVGKKLADKVAASKAK